The following are encoded together in the Glycine soja cultivar W05 chromosome 5, ASM419377v2, whole genome shotgun sequence genome:
- the LOC114412089 gene encoding subtilisin-like protease SBT1.2 — MDSFFFIAFTFVLSFHIHFAHGNELNSATSSSKTYIIHVTGPQGKTLAQSEDLESWYRSFMPPTIMSSEEQPRMIYSYRNVMSGFAARLTEEELRSVQKKNGFISAHPERMLHRQTTHTPQFLGLQQDMGFWKESNFGKGVIVGVVDSGIEPDHPSFSDAGMPPPPLKWKGRCELNATFCNNKLIGARSFNLAATAMKGADSPIDEDGHGTHTSSTAAGAFVDHAEVLGNAKGTAAGIAPYAHLAMYRVCFGEDCAESDILAALDAAVEDGVDVISISLGLSEPPPFFNDSIAIGAFAAMQKGIFVSCAAGNSGPFHGSLVNGAPWVLTVGASNIDRSIAATAKLGNGQEFDGESVFQPSDFSPTLLPLAYAGKNGKQEAAFCANGSLNDCDFRGKVVLCERGGGIGRIAKGEEVKRVGGAAMILMNDESNGFSVLADVHVLPATHLSYDSGLKIKAYINSTAIPTATILFKGTIIGNSLAPAVTSFSSRGPNLPSPGILKPDIIGPGVNILAAWPFPLNNDTDSKSTFNIMSGTSMSCPHLSGVAALLKSSHPHWSPAAIKSAIMTSADIINFEHKLIVDETLYPADVFATGSGHVNPSRANDPGLVYDIQPDDYIPYLCGLGYGDTEVGIIAHKTITCSETSSIPEGELNYPSFSVVLGSPQTFTRTVTNVGEANSSYVVMVMAPEGVEVKVRPNNLTFSEANQKETYSVSFSRIESGNETAEYAQGFLQWVSAKHTVRSPILVDFV; from the coding sequence ATggattctttctttttcattgctttcaCTTTTGTGTTGAGCTTCCACATTCATTTTGCTCATGGAAATGAACTGAATTCTGCCACAAGCAGTTCAAAAACATATATTATCCATGTGACGGGGCCACAGGGTAAGACACTTGCTCAATCCGAAGATTTAGAGAGCTGGTATCGTTCATTCATGCCACCTACTATTATGAGCTCTGAGGAACAGCCACGAATGATTTATTCATACCGGAATGTGATGAGTGGTTTTGCTGCAAGACTCACTGAAGAAGAGCTGAGATCAGTGCAAAAGAAGAATGGCTTTATTTCTGCGCATCCCGAAAGGATGCTGCATCGTCAAACCACACATACCCCACAATTTTTGGGGTTGCAGCAAGACATGGGATTTTGGAAGGAATCAAACTTCGGAAAGGGAGTAATTGTTGGGGTGGTGGACTCTGGAATCGAGCCTGATCATCCTTCATTCAGTGATGCAGGaatgccaccaccaccactcaAATGGAAAGGGAGATGCGAACTTAATGCAACATTTTGTAACAACAAACTAATTGGAGCAAGATCTTTCAACCTGGCTGCGACGGCAATGAAAGGAGCAGATTCACCAATTGATGAGGATGGACATGGGACGCACACATCAAGCACAGCTGCCGGTGCTTTTGTTGATCATGCAGAAGTACTAGGAAATGCCAAAGGAACAGCAGCTGGGATTGCCCCTTACGCTCACCTGGCAATGTACAGAGTATGCTTTGGAGAAGACTGCGCTGAGAGTGATATATTGGCGGCATTGGATGCAGCTGTGGAGGATGGCGTGGATGTAATATCAATATCCCTCGGCCTAAGTGAGCCACCTCCATTTTTCAATGATAGCATTGCAATAGGTGCATTTGCAGCAATGCAGAAGGGAATCTTTGTAAGTTGTGCAGCAGGAAACTCTGGCCCTTTCCATGGCTCCTTAGTTAACGGAGCCCCTTGGGTCCTCACAGTTGGAGCAAGCAATATTGACAGAAGCATTGCAGCAACAGCGAAGCTGGGAAATGGGCAAGAATTTGATGGGGAATCTGTTTTCCAGCCTTCTGATTTTTCTCCAACATTGCTACCCTTGGCATATGCTGGAAAGAATGGCAAACAAGAAGCTGCATTTTGTGCTAATGGGTCCTTGAATGATTGTGATTTCAGAGGCAAGGTTGTTTTGTGTGAGAGAGGAGGAGGTATAGGAAGAATTGCCAAAGGAGAGGAAGTAAAAAGAGTAGGTGGTGCAGCCATGATTCTCATGAATGATGAAAGCAATGGCTTCAGTGTCTTAGCTGATGTGCATGTTCTACCTGCAACACATTTAAGCTACGATTCTGGACTGAAGATTAAAGCCTATATAAATTCCACTGCAATACCTACAGCCACCATTTTATTCAAGGGAACTATAATTGGAAACTCCTTAGCTCCTGCTGTTacatccttctcttcaagaggtCCCAACTTGCCAAGTCCTGGTATTTTGAAACCAGACATCATAGGACCAGGCGTGAACATCCTAGCTGCCTGGCCATTCCCCCTGAATAACGATACTGATTCAAAATCCACTTTCAACATTATGTCTGGCACATCAATGTCATGCCCACATCTTAGTGGCGTAGCTGCTTTGCTCAAAAGCTCTCATCCTCACTGGTCACCAGCTGCCATAAAATCTGCCATAATGACTTCTGCAGACATAATCAATTTTGAACACAAACTCATTGTTGATGAAACACTTTACCCTGCAGATGTCTTTGCCACAGGTTCTGGTCATGTGAATCCATCAAGAGCAAATGATCCCGGATTAGTTTATGATATTCAACCTGATGATTATATACCTTATCTGTGTGGTCTAGGCTATGGTGATACTGAAGTTGGGATCATTGCACACAAAACAATTACGTGCTCTGAGACTTCAAGCATTCCCGAAGGAGAGCTCAACTATCCCTCATTTTCTGTTGTGCTTGGTTCCCCACAGACATTCACAAGGACTGTGACAAATGTGGGTGAGGCCAACTCATCTTATGTTGTCATGGTTATGGCACCAGAAGGGGTTGAAGTGAAGGTCCGACCAAATAACCTTACCTTTTCAGAAGCAAACCAGAAAGAGACATATTCAGTGTCCTTCAGCCGCATAGAGTCTGGTAATGAAACTGCCGAATATGCTCAAGGATTTTTACAATGGGTCTCTGCCAAACACACTGTAAGGAGCCCTATCTTGGTCGACTTTGTATAA